In the genome of Massilia sp. W12, the window CATCGAAGCCGATGCCGATGGCATCCGGCAGGAAGTGGAAGCGATGGAATTCCGCCGCATGTTCAATAATCCGATGGACGCAAATAATTGCTTCATCGATATCCAGGCCGGCGCCGGCGGCACCGAAGCGCAAGACTGGGCCTCAATGTTGCTGCGTCAATATCTGCGCTATTGCGAGCGCAAAGGCTTCAAGGTCGAAATTCTGGAACAGTCCGATGGCGACGTGGCCGGCATCAAAACCGCCTCCCTCAAGGTCGAAGGCGATTATGCGTATGGCCATCTGCGCACCGAAACCGGGGTGCACCGCCTGGTGCGCAAGTCGCCATTTGATTCGTCAAATGGCCGCCATACTTCCTTCGCCAGTCTGTTTGTCTATCCGGAAGTGGATGACTCGATTGAAATCGACATCAATCCGGCGGATATCCGCATCGACACCTACCGCGCTTCCGGCGCCGGCGGTCAGCACATCAATAAAACCGACTCCGCAGTGCGGATGACGCATATGCCGTCCGGCATTGTGGTGCAGTGCCAAAACGACCGCAGCCAGCACAGAAACCGCGCCGAAGCGATGGAAATGCTGAAGTCGCGTCTGTACGAAGTCGAATTGCGCAAGCGCTTGAGCGAACAGCAAAAGCTGGAAGACTCCAAGACCGATGTGGGCTGGGGCCACCAAATCCGCTCCTATGTGTTGGATCAGTCGCGCATCAAAGATTTGCGCACCAATCATGAAACAGGCAATACCAAGGCCGTGCTGGATGGCGACCTGGATGATTTCATTGCCGCTTCTCTTAAACAGGGCGTGTAAGCCTGCCCTCGCGGCGGGCTGCGGCCCGCGTCCCGCCGCCCGCCATCTACCGCCAAGACGCCAAACGCCATAGACAGGAAACACCATGAGCAACGAAGCTGAACATAGCCAGGACGAAAACCATATCATCGCCGAGCGCCGCGCTAAACTCGCCGCTCTGCGTGAAAAAGGCGTCGCCTTCCCGAATGATTTCCGGCCCACGCATAAAGCCGCCGCCCTGCACGCCGCGCATGACGCGAGTGAGGCCGAAGCGCTGGAAGCGCAAGCGGTGGAAGTCGCCGTCGGTGGCCGCATGATGCTCAAACGGGTGATGGGCAAGGCTTCGTTCGCTACGGTGCAAGACGCTTCCGGCCATGCCGAAGCGGGTCAGATTCAGCTCTTCATCACGCGTGAAAACGTGGGCGAAGAAGTGTATGACGCCTTCAAACATTATGATCTGGGCGACATCCTGGGCGCGCGCGGCAAGCTGTTTAAAACCAAGACCGGCGAGTTGTCGGTGAAAGTGACAGAACTGCGTCTGGTGACGAAAGCAATCCGCCCGCTGCCGGATAAATTCCACGGCCTGTCCGACCAGGAAACCAAATACCGCCAGCGCTATGTGGATTTGATCATGAACGCCGATACGCGCGCCACCTTTGTCGCGCGCAGCAAGGCCATGGCTTCGATCCGCCGCTTTATGCAAGAGCACGATTTCATGGAAGTCGAAACGCCGATGCTGCATGTGATTCCGGGCGGGGCCGCAGCCAAACCTTTCATCACGCATCACAATGCGCTGGACATGGAAATGTTTTTGCGCATCGCGCCGGAATTGTATTTGAAGCGCCTGGTGGTGGGCGGCTTTGAGCGCGTGTTTGAAGTCAACCGCAACTTCCGCAATGAAGGCGTGTCGCCGCGCCACAATCCTGAATTCACCATGATGGAATTCTATGCGGCGTGGGTGGATTACAAATGGCTGATGGATTTCACCGAACAGGTGATCCGCCAGGCCGCGATTGATGCGCACGGTACGGCTGTGCTGTCGTATGGCGGACGCGAGCTGGATTTGAGCAAGCCCTTCCACCGCCTGACGATTGTGCAAGCGATCAAGCAATACGCGCCGCAATACAGCGATGCGCAATTGCACGACGCCGCCTTCCTGCGTGAAGAATTGCTGAAATTCGATGTCAAAGCGCTCTCCACCTGGGGCCTGGGCGCGC includes:
- the prfB gene encoding peptide chain release factor 2 (programmed frameshift); translated protein: MEAERINSLSALLADLSSREDQLRGYLDYDRKSDKLEQVNQELEDPTVWDNPKHAQDLGREKKSLEAVVLSLQKIRAELNDANDLFAMAREEDDVSTMEAIEADADGIRQEVEAMEFRRMFNNPMDANNCFIDIQAGAGGTEAQDWASMLLRQYLRYCERKGFKVEILEQSDGDVAGIKTASLKVEGDYAYGHLRTETGVHRLVRKSPFDSSNGRHTSFASLFVYPEVDDSIEIDINPADIRIDTYRASGAGGQHINKTDSAVRMTHMPSGIVVQCQNDRSQHRNRAEAMEMLKSRLYEVELRKRLSEQQKLEDSKTDVGWGHQIRSYVLDQSRIKDLRTNHETGNTKAVLDGDLDDFIAASLKQGV
- the lysS gene encoding lysine--tRNA ligase, giving the protein MSNEAEHSQDENHIIAERRAKLAALREKGVAFPNDFRPTHKAAALHAAHDASEAEALEAQAVEVAVGGRMMLKRVMGKASFATVQDASGHAEAGQIQLFITRENVGEEVYDAFKHYDLGDILGARGKLFKTKTGELSVKVTELRLVTKAIRPLPDKFHGLSDQETKYRQRYVDLIMNADTRATFVARSKAMASIRRFMQEHDFMEVETPMLHVIPGGAAAKPFITHHNALDMEMFLRIAPELYLKRLVVGGFERVFEVNRNFRNEGVSPRHNPEFTMMEFYAAWVDYKWLMDFTEQVIRQAAIDAHGTAVLSYGGRELDLSKPFHRLTIVQAIKQYAPQYSDAQLHDAAFLREELLKFDVKALSTWGLGALQLALFEETAESQLWEPTYIIDYPVEVSPLARASDTVDGITERFELFIVGREIANGFSELNDAEDQAARFRAQVEAKDAGDEEAMFYDADYIRALEYGMPPTGGCGIGIDRLMMLITDQPNIRDVILFPHLRREE